A window from Hoeflea sp. IMCC20628 encodes these proteins:
- a CDS encoding DNA translocase FtsK, translating into MLGDLLRRQIRFVAGVVMFAGLAVAIAALATWNVADPSFSNANGAVPHNALGFAGAAFSDLVMQFFGLAGIIGLLPFLFWALGLVRNRPVDRISRRGAAWFGGAWLTAALFGLMPSSQSWPLPNGLGGVLGDMALKIPSLFTGGFPSGIVAVILGLLLAPPAGWLLVYGAGLIGRPANDDVHDAKTVEDEDEDDVSSGSLALGAIVHGWYTLRGRMKRLINLVTLRKLRALPDGPLDLNNDYERSAGAPYGDLPPTGSERVEPGFGEASQRRSMPVDDAPPFDIDDDGLPEGVLSDDLDDEDEDPAADWRQQDAPERPSPPARPAVASPRISAPAERPKPGARVQRDAQGSMLKDHGFQLPSVHLLNEPPHVVKDSSLSPQELEQNARMLEGVLEDFGVKGEIIHVRPGPVVTLYELEPAPGIKSSRVIGLADDIARSMSAIAARVAVVPGRNAIGIELPNQKRETVYLRELIASRDFETSKAKLGLALGKTIGGEPVIVDLAKMPHVLVAGTTGSGKSVAINTMILSILYRMDPSKCRLIMIDPKMLELSVYDGIPHLLTPVVTDPKKAVVALKWTVREMEQRYKNMSKIGVRNIDGFNSRVEQAKASGEPITRTVQTGFDRNTGEAVYETEEFDLTPLPYIVVLIDEMADLMMVAGKDIEGAVQRLAQMARAAGIHVIMATQRPSVDVITGTIKANFPTRISFQVTSKIDSRTILGEQGGEQLLGMGDMLYMAGGGRIQRVHGPFVSDKEVEDVVSFLKTQGVPEYLDSITEDDDESDGGGGGGPAGTSNLADSEDPYDQAVAIVLRDGKASTSYIQRRLGIGYNRAASLIERMENEGVISAANHAGKREILVPTEDDIDPL; encoded by the coding sequence ATGCTCGGCGATTTGCTGCGACGGCAGATCAGATTTGTTGCCGGAGTGGTGATGTTCGCCGGTCTGGCGGTTGCCATCGCCGCGCTTGCTACATGGAACGTCGCCGATCCGAGCTTTTCCAACGCCAATGGCGCTGTGCCTCACAATGCCCTCGGGTTTGCCGGTGCGGCGTTTTCTGATCTGGTCATGCAGTTTTTCGGGCTGGCCGGCATTATCGGCCTGCTGCCTTTTCTTTTCTGGGCGCTCGGTCTGGTGCGCAACCGTCCCGTCGACCGGATTTCGCGGAGAGGTGCCGCCTGGTTTGGCGGCGCATGGCTGACTGCCGCCCTGTTCGGTCTGATGCCAAGTTCGCAGAGCTGGCCGTTGCCCAACGGACTCGGCGGCGTGCTTGGCGACATGGCGCTCAAGATCCCGTCGCTGTTCACCGGCGGCTTCCCCTCCGGAATTGTCGCCGTCATTCTGGGCCTACTGCTGGCACCGCCGGCTGGCTGGCTGCTCGTCTACGGCGCAGGTCTCATCGGCCGCCCTGCCAATGATGACGTGCATGACGCAAAGACTGTCGAGGACGAGGATGAAGACGATGTGTCGAGTGGTTCGCTGGCACTCGGCGCCATCGTCCATGGCTGGTACACATTGCGTGGCCGCATGAAGCGCTTGATCAATCTGGTCACATTGCGCAAGCTGCGTGCACTGCCCGATGGTCCGCTGGATCTTAACAATGATTACGAACGGTCCGCTGGCGCTCCCTACGGGGATCTGCCGCCAACTGGATCGGAACGGGTCGAACCCGGCTTTGGCGAGGCTTCCCAGAGGCGGTCCATGCCGGTCGATGATGCGCCGCCATTTGATATTGATGATGACGGGTTGCCTGAAGGCGTGCTTTCGGACGACCTCGATGATGAAGATGAGGATCCGGCTGCCGATTGGCGCCAGCAGGACGCCCCGGAGCGACCTTCACCGCCAGCGCGACCGGCTGTGGCTTCACCGCGGATTTCCGCGCCGGCCGAGCGGCCCAAGCCCGGAGCCCGGGTGCAGCGTGATGCGCAAGGCTCGATGCTCAAGGACCATGGCTTCCAGCTGCCATCGGTGCACCTGTTGAATGAACCGCCGCATGTGGTCAAGGATAGCTCGCTGTCGCCGCAGGAGCTTGAACAGAATGCCCGCATGCTGGAAGGCGTGCTGGAAGATTTCGGCGTCAAGGGCGAGATCATTCATGTCCGTCCCGGTCCTGTGGTGACATTGTATGAACTTGAACCCGCACCGGGCATCAAATCCTCGCGCGTGATCGGCCTTGCCGATGACATAGCGCGCTCGATGAGCGCCATCGCGGCGCGTGTCGCCGTTGTTCCGGGCCGCAACGCCATCGGCATCGAATTGCCGAACCAGAAGCGCGAAACCGTCTATTTGCGTGAGTTGATTGCCAGCCGGGATTTTGAAACTTCCAAGGCAAAGCTCGGACTGGCGCTCGGCAAGACCATCGGCGGCGAACCGGTGATCGTGGATCTTGCCAAGATGCCGCATGTGCTGGTTGCCGGTACCACTGGCTCGGGCAAGTCGGTGGCCATCAACACGATGATCCTGTCGATCCTTTACAGGATGGACCCGTCAAAGTGCCGGCTGATCATGATCGATCCGAAGATGCTCGAGCTTTCGGTCTATGACGGCATTCCGCATTTGCTCACCCCGGTGGTGACAGACCCGAAGAAAGCTGTTGTGGCGCTCAAATGGACCGTCCGCGAGATGGAGCAGCGCTACAAGAACATGTCGAAAATCGGCGTGCGCAATATCGACGGATTCAACTCGCGGGTCGAGCAGGCAAAGGCCTCGGGCGAACCGATCACCCGCACGGTGCAGACCGGTTTTGACCGCAACACCGGCGAGGCGGTTTACGAGACCGAGGAATTCGATCTGACGCCGCTGCCCTATATCGTCGTGCTGATCGACGAGATGGCCGATCTGATGATGGTGGCCGGCAAGGACATCGAAGGCGCGGTGCAGCGGCTGGCGCAGATGGCGCGTGCTGCCGGTATCCACGTCATCATGGCGACCCAGCGGCCTTCGGTCGATGTCATCACCGGCACGATCAAGGCCAACTTCCCGACCCGTATTTCCTTCCAGGTGACCTCGAAGATCGATTCGCGCACCATTCTGGGCGAGCAGGGCGGCGAACAGCTGCTGGGCATGGGCGACATGCTCTATATGGCTGGTGGCGGCCGCATCCAGCGCGTTCACGGCCCATTTGTCTCGGACAAGGAAGTCGAGGACGTCGTTTCCTTCCTCAAGACCCAGGGCGTGCCGGAATATCTTGATTCGATCACCGAGGATGATGACGAGAGTGACGGCGGCGGCGGCGGGGGGCCGGCCGGAACTTCCAATCTGGCTGATTCGGAAGACCCCTATGATCAGGCGGTGGCGATTGTGCTGCGCGACGGCAAGGCGTCCACCTCCTATATCCAGCGCCGGCTCGGTATCGGTTACAACCGTGCTGCATCCCTGATCGAACGCATGGAAAATGAAGGCGTCATCAGTGCCGCCAATCATGCCGGAAAACGTGAAATCCTTGTTCCTACCGAAGACGATATAGATCCGCTCTAG
- a CDS encoding outer membrane lipoprotein carrier protein LolA, with protein MGAGLGLGLSLMAAATGLLSFPGSARASDAAQKLADHFSSVKTMTGEFIQFGPNGEQTGGKFFIDRPGKLRFNYEAPSAIRVIADGKAVVIGNRKLRTWDLYPLDKTPLKLLLSERIDLSADTVQSVTEDPDLTTIILGNKSIFGDSTISMMFDPKTFELRQWTIRDAQGKDTSVMIFNVRTGVKFAKNVFKVPYEEVHKTQRGGG; from the coding sequence ATGGGCGCAGGGTTAGGTCTGGGACTGTCGCTGATGGCGGCGGCCACCGGACTTCTGTCTTTCCCCGGCAGTGCGCGCGCATCTGACGCGGCGCAGAAACTGGCCGATCATTTTTCCTCGGTCAAAACCATGACCGGCGAGTTCATTCAGTTCGGACCCAATGGCGAACAGACCGGCGGCAAGTTCTTCATCGATCGTCCCGGCAAATTGCGTTTCAACTATGAGGCTCCTTCCGCGATCCGGGTGATTGCCGACGGCAAGGCCGTGGTGATCGGCAATCGCAAGCTCCGGACCTGGGATCTCTATCCTCTCGACAAGACGCCACTGAAGCTGCTTCTGTCGGAACGGATCGACCTTTCGGCCGATACCGTGCAGTCGGTGACCGAAGATCCTGATCTGACCACGATCATTCTTGGCAACAAATCGATCTTTGGCGATTCGACCATCAGCATGATGTTTGATCCGAAGACGTTTGAACTGAGGCAGTGGACCATTCGCGATGCTCAGGGCAAAGACACCTCGGTGATGATTTTCAATGTCCGGACCGGGGTCAAATTCGCCAAGAATGTCTTCAAGGTGCCTTACGAGGAAGTCCACAAGACCCAGCGCGGCGGCGGCTGA
- a CDS encoding exodeoxyribonuclease III has product MAFSVTTWNINSVRLRLPQVLQFLESASPDVLCLQETKCPNDAFPSAAFRKAGYEHIAIHGQKGYHGVAIVSRLPLSDDRRQTYCDIDHTRNISAIVAAPGSRRIRIHNFYVPAGGDEPDREINPKFAHKLDFIEEMRCLNADAEQADGVSSILVGDLNIAPLETDVWSHKQLLKVVSHTPIETENLTSMQQDGAWVDLIRAHIPPEEKIFTWWSYRAKDWEAADRGRRLDHVWSSADLLPLLSRVDVLREARGWERPSDHVPVTAHFNF; this is encoded by the coding sequence TTGGCGTTTTCCGTTACGACCTGGAATATCAACTCTGTCCGGCTGCGGCTTCCGCAGGTTCTGCAATTTCTCGAAAGCGCCAGCCCGGACGTTCTGTGCCTGCAGGAAACCAAGTGTCCCAATGATGCGTTCCCGAGCGCAGCCTTTCGCAAGGCCGGCTATGAGCACATCGCCATCCATGGCCAGAAGGGCTATCACGGGGTTGCCATCGTCTCGCGGCTGCCGTTGTCGGATGATCGCCGGCAAACCTATTGCGACATTGATCACACCCGCAACATTTCGGCCATTGTGGCAGCACCCGGCTCAAGGCGAATCCGGATTCACAATTTCTATGTGCCGGCAGGTGGCGATGAGCCTGATCGCGAGATCAACCCGAAATTCGCCCACAAACTCGATTTCATCGAGGAAATGCGCTGTCTGAATGCAGATGCCGAACAGGCTGATGGTGTGTCCTCGATACTGGTCGGTGATCTCAATATTGCACCGCTGGAAACCGATGTCTGGTCGCACAAGCAATTGTTGAAAGTGGTCAGCCACACCCCGATCGAGACCGAGAACCTGACATCCATGCAGCAGGATGGCGCCTGGGTTGACCTGATTCGCGCCCACATTCCGCCGGAAGAGAAGATTTTCACCTGGTGGAGCTACAGGGCCAAGGACTGGGAGGCCGCCGATCGCGGACGTCGTCTCGACCATGTCTGGTCGTCAGCCGACCTGTTGCCATTGCTGTCGCGCGTTGACGTGTTGCGCGAAGCCCGGGGCTGGGAGCGGCCGTCGGACCACGTGCCGGTGACAGCGCATTTCAATTTCTGA
- a CDS encoding cyclic nucleotide-binding domain-containing protein, which translates to MALNDDIALLSTVSLFGDLGEDKLRLIAFGAERRKFQAGQLLFREGAPADCAFVVADGRFELTRTGRDGHATALGFAERGALLGELAMVTAINRSMTAIAPDNAEVIRINRPLFRRMLEEYPDIAGIVRQRISDNLATLNADLGKIAGRFEG; encoded by the coding sequence GTGGCCCTGAATGACGACATTGCCCTGCTATCGACCGTATCGCTGTTCGGCGATCTCGGTGAGGACAAGTTGCGCTTGATTGCCTTCGGCGCCGAACGGCGCAAGTTTCAGGCCGGTCAGTTGCTGTTTCGCGAAGGCGCGCCAGCCGATTGCGCCTTTGTCGTCGCCGATGGCCGTTTTGAGCTGACCCGGACCGGCCGCGATGGCCATGCGACTGCACTGGGCTTCGCCGAACGCGGCGCTCTGCTGGGTGAACTGGCGATGGTCACCGCGATCAACCGCTCTATGACGGCGATTGCGCCCGACAATGCAGAGGTCATCCGAATCAACCGACCATTGTTCCGGCGCATGCTCGAGGAATATCCTGATATCGCCGGGATTGTCCGGCAGCGCATCAGTGACAATCTGGCGACGCTCAATGCCGATCTCGGCAAGATCGCCGGTCGCTTCGAGGGTTGA
- a CDS encoding response regulator transcription factor — protein MTARSILLVDDDNDLRETLVEQLSLYEEFAISQEASATKGVQTARANHVDLLIMDVGLPDMDGREAVKLLRKGGFKSPIIMLTGHDTDSDTILGLEAGANDYVTKPFRFAVLLARIRAQLRQHEQSEDATFTVGPYTFKPSQKLLLDDKGGKIRLTEKEAAIIRYLYRADQKVVTRDVLLEEVWGYNSGVTTHTLETHVYRLRQKIEADPSNAEILVTESGGYKIIP, from the coding sequence ATGACCGCACGTTCGATCCTGCTGGTGGATGACGACAACGATCTCAGAGAAACCCTTGTCGAACAGCTTTCACTGTATGAGGAATTTGCAATCTCGCAGGAGGCCTCGGCCACCAAGGGCGTCCAGACCGCAAGAGCCAACCATGTCGACCTGCTGATCATGGATGTCGGGCTGCCGGATATGGATGGGCGCGAGGCGGTCAAGCTGTTGCGCAAGGGCGGTTTCAAATCGCCGATCATCATGCTCACCGGCCATGACACCGATTCCGATACGATTCTGGGTCTGGAAGCCGGTGCCAATGATTATGTCACCAAGCCGTTCCGTTTTGCGGTGCTGCTGGCTCGCATTCGCGCGCAACTGCGCCAGCATGAGCAGAGCGAGGACGCCACCTTCACCGTTGGCCCTTACACCTTCAAGCCAAGCCAGAAATTGTTGCTCGATGACAAGGGCGGCAAGATCCGGCTGACCGAGAAGGAAGCCGCAATCATCCGCTATCTGTACCGGGCTGATCAGAAAGTCGTCACCCGTGATGTACTGCTGGAAGAGGTCTGGGGCTACAATTCGGGCGTTACCACCCACACGCTGGAAACCCATGTTTACCGCCTGCGTCAGAAGATCGAGGCCGATCCTTCAAATGCGGAAATCCTGGTTACCGAAAGCGGTGGCTACAAGATCATCCCCTGA
- a CDS encoding L,D-transpeptidase family protein, translating to MVRFGPLSFRAALGRGGITMVKREGDGATPRAAMAVISGFRRARMLTPDQSGIPLKRVGARDGWCDAPAHAAYNRHVRLPFAASHETLTRDDVLYDFGFVLDWNIGSRRRGGGSAIFLHVAKPGLPPTQGCVALSRRDLQRLMPFIRCGTVIRVV from the coding sequence ATGGTGCGGTTCGGGCCATTGAGCTTTCGGGCAGCCCTTGGCCGAGGCGGGATTACGATGGTCAAGCGTGAAGGCGATGGCGCGACGCCGCGTGCGGCGATGGCAGTGATCAGCGGGTTTCGCCGCGCTCGCATGCTGACGCCGGACCAATCGGGCATCCCGCTCAAAAGGGTGGGTGCGCGGGACGGCTGGTGCGACGCGCCGGCGCATGCGGCCTATAATCGCCACGTCCGGCTGCCCTTTGCCGCCAGTCACGAAACACTGACCCGCGATGATGTACTCTACGACTTCGGTTTTGTGCTCGATTGGAACATCGGTTCGCGGCGGCGCGGTGGCGGCAGCGCCATTTTCCTGCATGTGGCCAAACCCGGATTGCCGCCGACACAAGGATGCGTTGCGCTCAGCCGACGCGATCTGCAGCGATTGATGCCATTTATCAGGTGTGGAACCGTCATTCGCGTCGTTTGA
- a CDS encoding BrnA antitoxin family protein, whose product MTGKNMKRGSLSDLREMKQRGETQSSVNAEPAPELAKNFWDDAVLVNHTRTKEPVSMRVDSDVLEFFKSQGKGHLTRMNAVLRSYVEAHRSKTP is encoded by the coding sequence GTGACCGGGAAAAATATGAAAAGAGGAAGCCTTAGCGACCTGCGGGAAATGAAGCAGCGGGGCGAAACACAGTCTTCCGTCAATGCAGAACCTGCACCGGAGCTGGCAAAGAATTTTTGGGATGATGCTGTTCTGGTCAATCACACCAGGACAAAAGAACCGGTCAGCATGCGTGTTGATTCCGATGTGCTCGAGTTTTTCAAATCCCAAGGCAAGGGACACCTCACGCGCATGAATGCGGTGTTGCGCTCCTATGTCGAGGCGCATCGGTCCAAGACTCCTTGA
- a CDS encoding BrnT family toxin produces the protein MEFEWDEAKRAEIYAKRGVDLLEAALIFENDVLEKEDTREHYGENRIIALGMVDGEVYIVVYTKRGGIYRLITAWKGGRRDREKYEKRKP, from the coding sequence ATGGAATTTGAATGGGATGAAGCCAAACGCGCGGAAATTTATGCAAAGCGCGGTGTTGACCTGCTGGAAGCGGCTCTGATTTTTGAAAACGATGTTCTGGAAAAAGAAGACACACGCGAGCATTACGGCGAAAACCGCATCATCGCTTTGGGTATGGTCGACGGCGAAGTTTACATTGTCGTTTACACCAAGAGGGGTGGCATTTATCGGCTGATAACAGCGTGGAAAGGAGGTCGACGTGACCGGGAAAAATATGAAAAGAGGAAGCCTTAG
- a CDS encoding EVE domain-containing protein, with protein sequence MAYWLFKSEPFKWSWEMQKAKGDIGEQWDGIRNYQARNNMRAMKLGDKAFFYHSNEGLEVVGIAEICALIHPDTTIDDPRWECVDIRAVCDMPKPVTLKDVKANPALAEMSLVTSMRLSVQPVTEAEYLEVCRMGNLANPPLCPE encoded by the coding sequence ATGGCCTATTGGTTGTTCAAGTCCGAGCCGTTCAAATGGTCCTGGGAAATGCAGAAGGCCAAGGGCGACATTGGCGAACAATGGGACGGCATCCGCAACTATCAGGCGCGCAACAACATGCGCGCCATGAAGTTGGGTGACAAAGCCTTCTTCTACCATTCCAATGAGGGCCTGGAAGTCGTCGGCATCGCCGAGATCTGCGCCTTGATCCATCCTGACACCACCATCGATGATCCCCGCTGGGAATGTGTCGACATCCGCGCCGTCTGCGACATGCCCAAGCCGGTGACATTGAAAGACGTCAAGGCCAATCCGGCACTTGCCGAGATGAGCCTAGTGACCTCGATGCGGCTGTCGGTGCAGCCGGTCACCGAGGCGGAATATCTCGAGGTCTGCCGCATGGGCAATCTCGCCAACCCGCCGCTCTGCCCGGAGTGA
- a CDS encoding YciI family protein, with protein MFYALMCKDKPGSLDLRTATRPPHVEYLKSLEASGVLKMAGPLLGDDENPIGSLLVIAADDMKKAEAVAAGDPYAIAGLFASTEIRAFKWTFGNPEA; from the coding sequence ATGTTTTACGCCCTGATGTGCAAAGACAAGCCCGGCTCGCTCGATCTGCGGACGGCGACACGTCCCCCTCATGTCGAATACCTCAAGAGCCTCGAGGCCAGCGGCGTCCTGAAAATGGCGGGGCCCCTGCTGGGTGACGATGAAAATCCGATCGGCAGCCTGCTGGTCATCGCAGCCGATGACATGAAGAAAGCCGAAGCCGTTGCAGCCGGCGACCCCTATGCGATAGCCGGCCTGTTTGCCTCGACGGAGATCCGCGCCTTCAAATGGACCTTCGGAAACCCGGAGGCGTAA
- the tsaD gene encoding tRNA (adenosine(37)-N6)-threonylcarbamoyltransferase complex transferase subunit TsaD, whose protein sequence is MSIGNLDILGIETSCDETAASIVRRHADGTGEILSDVVLSQLDLHAAFGGVVPELAARSHVTTLDRLVKQALEESNVSLGSIDAVAVTSGPGLIGGLMVGLMTAKAIAMAANKPFIGINHLEGHALTARLSHGVKFPYLLLLVSGGHTQIVLIKGINDYERWGTTIDDALGEAFDKTAKLLGLGYPGGPAVEQAALSGVAKRFRLPVPMRRDPRLDFSFSGLKTAVRQMAEDQAPLSPQTIADLCLAFQTSVTSSIDDRISMALERFTQRFGTESEPALVVAGGVAANKAIRATLETRAAKAGFRFIAPPLNLCTDNAAMIAWAGAERMAAGLPTDQLDLAPRSRWPLDGAAKAAIGHGKRGAKA, encoded by the coding sequence ATGAGCATTGGCAATCTGGACATTCTGGGCATCGAGACAAGCTGCGACGAGACCGCGGCCTCCATCGTCCGCCGCCATGCCGACGGCACCGGCGAGATCCTCTCCGACGTGGTGCTGAGCCAGCTTGACCTGCATGCAGCCTTTGGCGGCGTGGTGCCGGAACTTGCCGCCCGCTCGCATGTCACGACGCTCGACCGGCTGGTGAAACAGGCGCTCGAGGAGAGCAACGTCTCGCTCGGAAGTATTGACGCCGTCGCCGTGACCTCCGGGCCGGGTCTCATCGGCGGGCTGATGGTCGGTCTGATGACCGCCAAGGCCATTGCCATGGCGGCGAACAAACCCTTCATCGGTATCAATCACCTCGAGGGACACGCGCTGACCGCGCGGCTGTCCCACGGCGTAAAATTTCCCTACCTGCTGCTGCTGGTGTCCGGTGGGCATACCCAGATCGTGCTGATCAAGGGCATCAATGATTATGAGCGCTGGGGCACCACCATTGACGATGCGCTGGGCGAAGCCTTCGACAAGACCGCCAAACTGCTGGGACTGGGTTATCCCGGCGGACCGGCAGTGGAGCAGGCTGCACTGAGCGGCGTTGCCAAACGCTTCCGCCTGCCGGTGCCGATGCGGCGTGATCCGCGGCTGGATTTCTCCTTCTCCGGCCTGAAGACCGCGGTGCGGCAAATGGCAGAGGATCAGGCGCCGTTGTCGCCGCAAACCATCGCCGATCTCTGCTTGGCGTTCCAAACCTCGGTCACCTCCAGCATTGATGACCGTATCTCAATGGCGCTGGAGCGCTTTACGCAGCGTTTCGGCACCGAATCGGAACCGGCGCTGGTGGTGGCCGGCGGTGTGGCGGCCAACAAAGCGATCCGCGCCACGCTTGAAACCCGCGCCGCAAAAGCAGGTTTCCGCTTCATCGCGCCGCCGCTCAACCTGTGCACCGACAACGCCGCCATGATCGCCTGGGCCGGCGCCGAACGCATGGCGGCAGGCTTGCCAACAGATCAGCTTGATCTTGCGCCGCGGTCCCGCTGGCCGCTGGACGGAGCTGCCAAGGCGGCGATCGGCCACGGCAAACGCGGTGCCAAGGCCTGA
- the hemC gene encoding hydroxymethylbilane synthase, giving the protein MQMKPYRIGTRGSPLALAQASETRARLMVAHELPEEAFEIVVLSTKGDRITDRPLSEIGGKGLFTEELEEQLSDGRLDLAVHSTKDMPTALPEGLGLVAFLEREDVRDAFIGRTAKRLTDLPQNAVVGSSSLRRQALIRRLRPDISVITFRGQVETRLRKLEEGEVDATLLAHAGLKRLGNTEVITELLDPESFPPAPGQGAICIEARIDDVRVGDLLAPINHAETQITLACERAFLAALDGSCRTPIAGLARLTGDRISFSGMILTPDGAVWHQVKAEGLASDAAALGRAAGDEARQKAGPGFFESWG; this is encoded by the coding sequence TTGCAAATGAAACCTTACCGCATCGGAACCCGTGGCAGCCCGCTGGCACTGGCGCAGGCGTCGGAAACGCGCGCCCGGCTGATGGTGGCGCATGAACTGCCGGAAGAGGCCTTCGAGATCGTGGTGTTGTCGACCAAGGGCGACCGCATCACCGACCGGCCGCTGTCGGAGATCGGCGGCAAGGGGTTGTTCACCGAGGAGCTTGAAGAGCAATTGAGCGACGGGCGGCTGGATCTGGCGGTGCACTCGACCAAGGACATGCCGACAGCGCTGCCCGAAGGCCTTGGGCTGGTGGCCTTTCTCGAACGCGAGGATGTGCGTGATGCCTTTATCGGCCGCACCGCGAAGCGGCTCACCGATCTGCCGCAAAACGCCGTGGTCGGATCGTCGTCGCTCAGGCGTCAGGCGCTGATCCGACGGCTGCGGCCGGATATTTCGGTGATCACCTTTCGCGGTCAGGTGGAAACACGACTGCGCAAGCTGGAAGAGGGCGAGGTTGACGCCACGCTTCTGGCCCATGCCGGGCTCAAACGGCTCGGCAACACCGAGGTGATCACCGAACTGCTCGATCCGGAGAGTTTTCCGCCGGCACCGGGGCAGGGCGCGATCTGCATCGAAGCCCGGATTGATGATGTGCGGGTGGGTGATCTGCTGGCCCCGATCAATCACGCCGAGACACAAATTACCTTGGCCTGCGAGCGGGCGTTTCTGGCAGCCCTTGACGGCTCCTGCCGGACGCCGATTGCCGGCCTGGCCAGACTGACAGGCGACCGTATCTCGTTTTCCGGGATGATACTGACCCCTGACGGTGCGGTCTGGCATCAGGTGAAAGCCGAGGGTCTAGCGTCCGACGCCGCCGCCCTGGGCCGTGCTGCTGGTGACGAAGCGCGCCAGAAGGCGGGTCCCGGCTTCTTTGAAAGCTGGGGCTGA
- a CDS encoding uroporphyrinogen-III synthase, with the protein MRVLVTRPEQAGLRTARRLTDLGYDPVRMPLFDSFIVATPEDLPPAENIAGFIATSARALALFEPAGGLAPGLRDLPVHVVGPATADAARKAGFGDIRVGKGTAQALAEAITSHQPNIQAGSQPTESDTNVRVLVYLAGMPRTTAIEDVFARAGRPLMVLECYQMREISYTTDFIISGILSPAPDLVLLYSANAARRFCRLFDGNELGERLESTRFICLSQTIATELPDLWQRRTITAERPNEDSLLASLAALG; encoded by the coding sequence ATGCGCGTTCTGGTCACGCGGCCTGAGCAGGCCGGGCTGAGAACGGCAAGGAGACTGACCGATCTCGGCTATGATCCGGTGCGGATGCCGTTATTTGACTCCTTTATTGTCGCCACACCTGAAGATCTGCCGCCGGCCGAAAATATTGCCGGTTTCATTGCCACCAGCGCCCGGGCCTTGGCACTGTTCGAACCCGCAGGTGGGTTAGCCCCCGGACTCCGGGATCTGCCGGTGCATGTTGTCGGGCCTGCCACGGCGGATGCGGCTCGCAAGGCGGGCTTTGGCGACATTCGCGTAGGCAAGGGCACGGCACAAGCGCTGGCCGAGGCGATCACCAGCCACCAGCCCAACATTCAGGCAGGCAGTCAGCCGACTGAGTCTGACACCAATGTCCGGGTATTGGTTTATCTTGCCGGCATGCCGCGAACGACTGCCATCGAAGACGTCTTTGCCAGGGCAGGACGGCCGCTAATGGTGCTTGAGTGCTATCAAATGCGTGAAATAAGTTATACAACTGACTTTATAATATCGGGCATATTGTCACCCGCACCGGATCTGGTGCTGCTCTACTCAGCCAATGCGGCGCGGCGGTTTTGCAGACTGTTTGATGGCAATGAACTGGGTGAAAGGCTGGAATCGACACGATTTATCTGTCTTTCACAGACGATTGCCACGGAATTGCCCGATCTGTGGCAGAGACGGACCATCACAGCTGAACGCCCCAATGAGGACAGCCTGCTTGCATCGCTGGCCGCATTGGGCTGA